In Numidum massiliense, a single genomic region encodes these proteins:
- the serA gene encoding phosphoglycerate dehydrogenase: MYNVLMTDPLSEHGIQQLIKAEDVNLVKKIGLSEEELLEVIAPFDALLVRSQTQVTAAVLEAGKNLKVVGRAGVGVDNIDVRAATEHGVIVLNAPDGNTVSTSEHTFAMLLALARNIPQAYHSLTGGKWDRKAYVGVELRGKTLGVVGMGRIGTEVSKRAKAFGMTILGFDPYLTKERAKQLGIAKTDLAQLYRESDFITVHTPLIKETRHLIDEQAFAQMKDGVRILNCARGGIVDEQALLAALEAGKVAGAALDVFESEPATPETNPLLAHPRVIVTPHLGASTVEAQENVAIDVSEEVLHVLRGETFKNAVNLPSVPAELQAQIEPYQQLAEKLGSFVVQATNGALEQMTITYAGDLNEFDTSPLTRMILKGALSCYLQDVNYVNAPLLAKARGLDVTEQRSSASRAFTNLITVHIRTSREEHRVAGTLVNGFGARIVKINDYSIDLLPDGHLLYVKHQDRPGAIGRVGTALGNLGINIATMQVGRRDIGGQAIMLLSVDKQVPEDLLATLSDIEGIDSVTEIDLL, from the coding sequence ATGTATAACGTCCTCATGACAGATCCGTTAAGTGAACACGGCATTCAGCAACTGATCAAGGCAGAAGACGTCAACTTAGTGAAAAAAATCGGCCTCAGCGAAGAGGAACTGCTCGAAGTGATCGCCCCTTTCGACGCGTTGCTCGTGCGCAGTCAGACGCAAGTGACCGCCGCCGTACTTGAAGCAGGAAAAAACTTAAAAGTCGTCGGACGCGCCGGCGTCGGCGTCGACAACATCGACGTGCGCGCCGCCACCGAGCACGGCGTCATTGTCCTCAACGCCCCCGACGGCAACACCGTCTCCACATCAGAGCACACGTTTGCCATGCTGCTCGCCTTAGCGCGCAACATCCCGCAAGCGTACCATTCCCTTACAGGCGGGAAGTGGGATCGCAAAGCGTACGTCGGCGTCGAATTGCGTGGCAAAACGCTTGGCGTCGTCGGCATGGGTCGCATCGGCACCGAAGTGTCGAAACGGGCAAAAGCGTTCGGTATGACCATCCTCGGCTTTGACCCGTATTTGACGAAGGAGCGGGCTAAACAGCTCGGCATTGCGAAAACGGATCTTGCCCAGTTATATCGCGAGAGCGACTTTATTACGGTGCATACGCCGTTAATTAAAGAAACGCGCCACTTAATCGACGAGCAAGCTTTTGCGCAAATGAAAGACGGTGTACGCATTCTCAACTGCGCCCGCGGCGGCATCGTCGACGAACAGGCGCTGCTCGCGGCACTCGAAGCGGGCAAAGTCGCCGGCGCCGCCCTCGACGTATTCGAGAGTGAACCGGCCACGCCAGAAACGAATCCGCTGCTCGCCCACCCCCGTGTTATCGTCACGCCGCACTTAGGCGCATCCACCGTCGAAGCACAAGAAAATGTCGCTATCGACGTCTCGGAAGAAGTGTTACACGTCCTGCGCGGGGAAACGTTTAAAAACGCGGTCAACTTACCGTCCGTGCCAGCCGAACTACAGGCGCAAATCGAGCCATACCAACAATTAGCAGAAAAGCTCGGCAGTTTTGTCGTCCAAGCGACGAATGGCGCATTAGAACAAATGACGATTACGTACGCCGGCGACCTGAACGAATTCGACACGTCGCCACTGACGCGCATGATCCTCAAAGGGGCGTTATCGTGCTACTTGCAAGACGTCAATTACGTCAATGCACCGCTACTGGCAAAAGCGCGTGGCCTCGACGTCACGGAACAGCGCTCCTCCGCTAGTCGCGCTTTTACGAACTTAATTACCGTCCACATCCGCACGTCGCGCGAAGAACATCGCGTCGCTGGCACCCTCGTGAACGGATTCGGGGCACGCATCGTAAAAATTAACGACTACAGCATCGACTTGCTACCGGACGGCCACTTGCTGTACGTCAAACACCAAGACCGCCCCGGGGCGATCGGCCGCGTCGGCACCGCGCTCGGCAATCTCGGCATAAACATCGCCACGATGCAAG
- a CDS encoding pyridoxal-phosphate-dependent aminotransferase family protein, with product MFKDKFRLHTPGPTPIPPRVQQAMNRPMIGHRSADCSALIAECSAKLRPLFGTAQDVLILTGSGTSALEAAVANTVAAGDKVTVVVTGAFGDRFAKLTETYGCTVHRLDIPWGEACTPDTLRTHLQQHPQSKAVFMTYCETSTGVLNPVQELAKVIREETDALSIVDAVSCLGAVPLEMDNWGIDIVVTGSQKALMLPAGLALVAVSEKAWQVIEQNDTPRFYLDLRTYRKSLAKHTTPYTPAVSLLFGLGEVLDMFEEQGLAQVIARHNLMMNMTRAAARALELPLMTTDEAASPTVTSLYGTDAFDVETLRQTLRQLNVVVAGGQQHLKGKIFRIGHMGYCEPGDILAVIATLEVALKKLHVPIELGRGVQAAEEVWAHV from the coding sequence GCGTCCAACAAGCGATGAACCGACCGATGATCGGCCACCGCAGCGCCGACTGCTCCGCGCTCATCGCCGAGTGTAGCGCTAAGTTGCGCCCGCTATTTGGCACGGCACAGGACGTCCTCATCTTAACGGGGAGCGGCACATCCGCGCTCGAAGCCGCTGTCGCAAATACGGTGGCTGCCGGCGACAAAGTGACCGTCGTCGTTACCGGCGCCTTCGGCGACCGCTTCGCTAAACTGACAGAAACGTACGGCTGTACCGTGCACCGCCTCGACATTCCATGGGGCGAAGCCTGCACACCGGATACATTGCGCACGCATTTGCAACAACACCCGCAGAGTAAAGCTGTTTTTATGACGTACTGTGAAACGTCAACTGGCGTGCTCAACCCGGTACAGGAACTCGCGAAAGTGATCCGAGAAGAAACGGACGCACTCAGCATCGTCGACGCTGTCAGCTGCCTAGGCGCCGTCCCGCTCGAGATGGACAATTGGGGCATCGACATCGTCGTCACCGGCTCGCAGAAAGCACTCATGCTACCCGCCGGTCTCGCCTTAGTCGCCGTCAGTGAGAAAGCGTGGCAAGTGATCGAACAAAACGACACCCCTCGCTTCTACTTAGACTTACGCACCTACAGAAAAAGTCTTGCCAAGCACACTACCCCGTACACACCCGCTGTCTCACTGTTGTTCGGGTTGGGGGAAGTGCTAGATATGTTCGAAGAACAAGGCCTTGCGCAAGTGATCGCCCGCCACAATCTGATGATGAACATGACGCGTGCCGCCGCCCGCGCGCTCGAGCTGCCGCTCATGACGACGGACGAAGCAGCGTCGCCGACCGTCACGTCGCTGTACGGCACGGACGCTTTTGACGTCGAAACATTGCGGCAAACACTGCGCCAACTAAACGTCGTCGTCGCCGGTGGACAACAACATTTGAAAGGAAAAATCTTCCGCATCGGGCATATGGGTTACTGTGAACCGGGCGACATTCTCGCCGTCATCGCCACACTCGAAGTCGCACTAAAAAAATTGCACGTCCCGATTGAACTGGGACGTGGTGTACAAGCAGCCGAGGAGGTATGGGCACATGTATAA